The Pseudomonadota bacterium nucleotide sequence CCAACTGAAGATGAATGGGAAGCTGCATCAAGAACTGCCAAGGGTAACTTGTTGCCATGGGGGAACAAATTTAAAAAAGAAGCCTGTAATATAGAAGATAGTTCTATATGCGGAACAACTTCTGTGGAGAATTATCATGATTTTGAAAATAAATTTGGTCTCGTTGATATGTTGGGCAATGTTTTCGAATGGACTTCAAGCCGGATCGATAAATTTATGATAGGAAAGGGAGGATGTTGGATATCAGGAGTTGATATCCGGCTTTTCAGCCGACTCCAGCTTGAACCGGATGGGCACTCAAATATACTGGGTTTTCGTTGTGTGGCTTATTAACTCTTCCTTTAATTATATTTTACCTATTATTTTACTGTCGGATGTGTTGTCTTCTTCTATATATTTTATCTTATTGTGCATCCTGCGAATTATTTCATCTGCTTTGTCGGCCTGCTTGTTTATTTCATGTAATTTGTCATACAAAGGATCATTTGTATCCATATTTGATAACATTAATTCTGAGTATCCCAATAAAATTGTAATTGGCTGACTTAATTCATGGAAAATAGATCGGGCTGAATCACGTAAATCATGAAATTTACTTTTGTAAGAATTGTCTTCCGAAGAAGACGAACATGCAGTTGTTGAATTAACAGGCATTTTTATACCCGTATTTTTTCCCATAAGTATAAACCTCCAATTGAGTAAAACATAGATTACTGTTTATTCTTTTTGCTTACTGCTTCTGTAAAGACGAATATCCGCTTTTTCAAGGGTTACCAAACCTTCTTTTACTACACTTTCTATAATACCAAGAAATTCTTTTATTTTTTCATGCGTATCAACTATTTCCACGATGATCGGCAAATCAAGAGATAATCGCAATATTTTTGAAGTATGGATACGACTGTTTGCACCAAAACCCATTAATCCACGAATGGCGGTAGCACCGGCCAAACCATGCTCTTTTGCTTTAATTACAAGCCATTCATACAATGGTTTTCCTTCATATTTATCGCTTTCTCCGATAAATATTCGAAGAAGTTGACCTTCAGGCGGAAGGTTCATTTATATTACCTCCACAATGCAATTATTGTAAAACGGCCAATTAATACTGCTAATAACCCTAAAAACAAATGAGTCCCGACGTTTACCAATGCAAGGAAAAATTGTTGATTCTGTAAAAGATTCATAGTTTCGTTGCTGAATGTAGAATATGTAGTATAAGCGCCTAAAAGCCCGATTATAAGAAATGTGCGCAGTTCGGATGACAAGCCGGCCTGAGATTCTACAAGCTGGGAAAAAATACCGATCAAAAAACAGCCTGTAATATTTACTGCCAGGGTTCCAAAAGGAAACGCGGCTTTTTGTGTCAAGTTTTGAATATATCCACTAATCAGGTATCTTAAAATTGCGCCTGTGAAACCACCTATACCTACTATAAGTATGTTGCTCATATTTTTCTTCACTTTACAAACTTTACATCAGGAGCCGACGATGCAACCGAGGATCAAGATAAATCCTATAACCTGGTAATATTTTATACTAGTCCACCTTAATCGGCATATTCAGTTACATCTGGAACACTATTTGCAAGATTAAAACTGATTTAATGCTATTGCACGGTACTTATATGCAATTTATCACATAAATATCATAATGATATTAGAAATTCAATATTATTGTATGTTTTATGTCAAATAAATGGCGTTGAAATTATTCCGTCAAAATAAAGTCGCTACATTGGTTTCTATAAAGTAACCCAGTCCATGGAGGGTGTTGATGAAAGTTAGCCTTGGTCCGATAACAAGAATTGAAGGTCATTTAAATATTGAAACTACAGTTGAAAAGAATAAAATTGTTGATGCCCGCTGTAAGGGCGAGATGTTTAGGGGCTTTGAGGTTTTTCTTCAAGGAAGGGACCCGCTTGACGCACAGCAGATTACTCAAAGAATTTGTGGTGTATGTCCCTATGCTCATGCTATTGCATCTTCATATGCTCAGGAAAGCACATATAATTTAAATGTGCCGCCTAACGGGCGCATCATGCATAACCTGATACAAGGAGCAAATCATTTATACGATTACCTGTTGCAGTTTTATCAGCTCGCGGCTTTAGATTTTATAGATGTCACAGCAATTCTTCAATACAAGGGAAAAGACGCAGATCTTCTTACGGTAAAAAACTGGGTACAGGCCGAGCTTGCTTCAGGCAAATCATATCCTGCGGCTCCATTTCTGCCAAGATTATCTGGAAAATATATTAAAGATAAAGATCTCAATATTGGAGCTTTGAAGCACTATATCGAAGCCATGGAGATCCAGAAAAAGGCTAATGCTGCAGCGGCAATATTCGGAGGCAAATTCCCACATAGTACTTCTATTTTTCCTGGAGGCTGCACGCAAAATGCAAGAATTGATCTTATCGCATCATATCAGTCTTTGATTCACGAAGTTCGTGATTTTTATCATAATAAGTATATCCCCGATGTTTTGGCAGTAGCAAAGGCATTCCCGGAATACTGGGAAATAGGAGCCAGTAAAGGCGGGTTTCTATCTTTTGGCCTTTTGCCTGTAACTTCCGAACCTAATAGCGAAAGAGTGTTTTCTTCCGGAGCACTTTTAAACGGCGATATATCGCCGGTAAATTTTGAGTTGATTACTGAAGATGTGAAACATTCCCTGTATTCGTCGCCAAGCGGACTCAAAGTTAAAGATTCGACTTTAACCCCATCTCCTCATAAAAGTGGCGCTTATTCATGGATAAAGGCTCCGCGTTATCAGGGTCAAATGGTAGAAGTTGGAAGTGCTGCCCGAATCCTTGTTGACTATCACCAGGGACATAATCCTAAAGTGAAAAAGCTTGTAGATACATTTGCCGGTCAGGTTGGCATAAAACCTTCAAAGATCAACTCGGTTCTTGGGCGTTATTTGAGCCGTGCTATCTGTGGCGCAGTTATTGCCGACTTTCTGCTCGATGAGACTGAACGGCTTGATACGAAAGGACCCACAATAGCTGATATTAAAATACCGGCATCCGGTGAAGGTTTCGGTGCTACTGAAGCATCTCGAGGAGCATTACTGCATTATATACGCATAAAGAACTACAAAATTGAAAGATATGAATGTGTTGTGCCAACCACCTGGAATGCTTCTCCCAGAGACGATAATAATCAGCCGGGTGCCATGGAATCAGCACTTATAGGAACTCATGTGCAAGACCCTGAAGATCAGATAGAAGCTGTCAGGATTGTACATTCTTTTGATCCATGCATTGCCTGCGCTGTACACTGAAGAAACATAAATAAGATCAATATTTGAACCTGCTTAATATAGGGAGGTATTATTTTATAATGGATAGAAGGGAATTTTTGAAACTGGGGGCCACGTTAAGCGCCGCTTTTGGTATTCTTAACCTGCCGAAACCGGTTATTGCTGCTCTGAAAAAAATTGAGCCCCAAAGCATACCCAAGCTTATATATCTTCAGGGGCAATCTTGTTCAGGTTGTTCGGTTTCACTTTTGCAGGCTGCTTCACCGTCTCCGCTTACCCTTATTACCAATTATTCGCAGCTGGCTTTTCATACCGACCTGTCTGCCGTTTCCGGAAAAAAAGCATTAGATCTTATTGAAAAATATATTTCAGGTAAAGCAGGCGACTATTATCTGGCAGTAGAAGGAGCCATCCCGGCAAAAATGCCTGAGGCTTGTGTAATCGGAGACAAAGTCTTTGGTCAATATCTTGAAGCGGCAGCAAGTACTATGATCGGTGCAGTAGCGGTTGGCTCATGTGCAAGCGACGGAGGTATCCCGGCAGCTGAAGGTAATCTGACCGGTGCAATCAGTCTTAGACAATATTATAAACAGCTTAACATAAATAAACTTATCATTAATTTGCGCGGTTGTTCGGTGCACCCGGACTGGGTTTGGCAAACAATTATAAACATAGTTAAAGTTGGACTCCCGGAATTGACAGACCAGGGTTCACCGGCTCTTTTTTACAGCCGGAAAGTCCATGAGCAATGTCCAAGATATCATGACTTCCAGCAGGAGATATTTGCTACCAAACTTGGTGAAGGAGGCTGTTTATTTAAATTGGGCTGTTTAGGACCGGATACTGCCGCAGATTGCCCAAACAGATGGTGGAACCTCAGCCAAAGTTGGTGTATTGCTGCCAATGCACCATGTATCGGTTGCGCCTGGCCAAACTTTGCCCGAAAAAAGGATTTTCCTTTCTACAGACTATCCGAACAAAAAAAACCCATAGAAAGGAGTTAAGCAATGCAGGGAAAGTCATTTGCTAATTTGTCGGTTACAGGGAAAATTATGTTCTTTGTGCTTCTGATAATGTTTGTGTTTCTTACAACCGGAACAGGGTTTATAACCAGTTTTGTAAAAAAAAGGATAACAGGAAACTACATTACTTCTATTCATACCCTCTTTGAATCGCTTGAGCAGGGAGTACGCGACTCTTTGGAGCGCGGTCAGATGGAAAATTTTCATAAACTGCTTTTGCGCCAGAGAGACATCACAGGCGTTCTGGACGTCACACTCTATGATCAGCAGGGGAAAGCCAATCTTTCTTCTTCCACAAATAACCTTGAAGGAATGGTTTTAGATGATAAAATTTTTAAAAATATTACTGAAAAAAAAGATGTGGTTGAGGTTATCAGTTCAGGAAAAATCGATATATACGCTCCACAGATAGTAAATTCCGACTGCATTCGCTGTCATCATAACTGGAAACAAGGTAATGTAGGAGGGGTTCTTTCACTCTCTTATGATTTGTCGGAACTCAACTTGATTGTTTCCGATCTGACAAAAAAGATGACTATCGGTTCAATAATAATACTCATTGCTGTCTCGGCAATAATTTATATGCTTATGAAATGGACAGTATCCAGGCCTATCAATGCTATTATCAGGGATCTTGTCGATAGCGCATCCCAAACATCATCTTCTGCCAATCAAACCTCCACGGCAAGTGATTCGCTGGCTTCTAATGCTTTTCAACAAGCAGCCTCAATAGATGAAACCAGCGTTTCTATAGATGAAGTATCATCTATGACAGCAAACAATGCTGAAAATGCTTCCGAAGCAAATGATCTGATGCTACAGGCAAAAAATGTTATGGACAGTTCAAACAAGGCTATGCAGGAATTGATAGATGCAATGAAAGAGATCTCGGATACAAATGAAGAAACTTACAAGATTATAAAAACAATTGATGAAATAGCTTTTCAGACAAACTTATTGGCTCTGAATGCGGCAGTTGAAGCGGCAAGAGCCGGAGAAGCAGGAAGCGGTTTTGCAGTTGTGGCTGATGAAGTGAGAAGCCTTGCAATGCGGGCTGCCAGCGCGGCTAAAGTTACATCGGAAATGCTTGAAGGAACACGCAAGCGGGTTTCGAAAGGGGTTGAGTTTGTAAATGTTACAGAAAGTGCATTTAAAAGTGCTCTTGAAATTACCGGCAAGACAGCTGTTTTGCTTAATGATATTTCTTCCGCATCCAAAGAACAGCATGAAGGTATGGATATTGTAACCAAAGCGGTACAGGAACTTGATAAAGTGACTCAACAAAATGCAATCGATGCTGAAAAGGCGGCAGAAATAGCCAGAAGCATGGAACAACAGTCGGAAATGCTTAATAAGCATATTTCCACACTTGTTCATTTAGTAGAGGGTGGCAAAAAGATTGATAACCTTCCAGTAAAAACCGGGTGATAGTAGATGCACGAAATGGGGATTGCTTTAAATATATTGGATATAGTTAAACAGGAAATGGAGCACTACGGGGTAAAAAGATTAATTTCTATTTGCCTGACAGTTGGTGAATTCACTGCTATAGCCCTTCATAGCCTAACCTTTTGCTTTGAAATTATAACTAAAAACACACCTTTTGAAGGGGTTAAGCTTGAAATAGAACCGGTTCCATTAATCTGTAGATGTAATAACTGCGAAAAGGAATTTGCTATCGATGAATACAGCTTTATATGTACATCATGCGGTTCAAACGCTGTTGAAACAATCTCCGGCAGAGAATTATTTATTAAAGAAATTGAAATTGATTAAGAACCGCCTTTTGGGGAAAGAAAGAAATTTATGAAAATTCCTGTTATAAGAAATATTTTGGAAGCTAATGAAGAGCTTGCTGAAGAAAATAAAAGTTTGTTTAAACAAAACAATTTACTGGTTCTTAATTTGATGAGCTCTCCTGGCGCCGGCAAAACTACTCTTCTGGAATGTACCATTGATGCTTTAAAAGATAAAATCCGTATAGGGGTTATAGAAGGAGATATCCAAACAACCAATGATGCTGAAAGGATTGCGAAAAAAGGAGTTGCCGCCGTACAGATAAATACAGACGGAGCCTGCCATTTAGACAGCAGAATGATCTCCCATGCGCTTAAAGAGCTTGATCTTTCATCCCTGGATCTTCTGATTGTGGAAAATGTCGGCAATCTGGTATGCCCGGCTGAATTTGAGGTAGGCGAGGATTATAAAATCATGATTTTAAGTGTTACGGAAGGAGATGATAAACCTCTTAAATATCCTTTAATGTTTTCTAAATCCAGCGTACTTCTGATAAATAAAATCGATCTGCTTCCCTATGTTGATGCCAGCGTAGAAAAAATTCGTCATTATTCATCCGGTATTAATCCCGATCTGGAAATTTTTGAAGTTTCCTGCCGTAACCTATCCGGGCTTGACTCCTGGTTTAACTGGATACTTCAACGGATCCCGAAGTATAAAAGCCAATGAGAGCCAGATACCACATTACAATCCAGGGTATTGTCCAGGGAGTCGGATTCCGGCCCTTTGTATATTTGCAGGCAAGAGAAAAAGATATTACCGGTTATGTGAATAATTCTTCTTTGGGCGTGGAAATAGAGATTGAGGGTGAAAATACAGATCTTAAAAATTTCTTACAGATTGTAAGAGATATCCCGCCACCTACCAGCCGTATCACCGATATTCAAATTGATCCAATACCACTAACCTTTGACAAAGATTTCTCTATCAGCCAAAGTATTGCATCCGGGGAAAAATCTGCATTGATATCTTCCGATATAGCAACCTGTCAGGATTGTTTGAAAGAATTAAGAGATCCTTTAGATCGACGTTTCGGTTATCCCTTTATCAACTGCACTAATTGCGGCCCACGCTATACAATTATTAATGATATTCCATATGACCGGCACAATACTTCCATGGCAACCTTTAAAATGTGCCCAAATTGTTATGAAGAATACCATAATCCTTTAAGCCGACGGTTTCATGCTCAACCTAATGCGTGCGGTGTATGCGGCCCGCAGGTTTTTCTTTATGACAATCAGGAAGAACTTATAGAAGATGTTTCTCCTGTTACAGAAGCAGCCCGGCTTCTTAAAAAAGGAATGATTGTTGCCATAAAAGGCATTGGAGGTTTTCATCTGGCAGTAGATGCGTTTTGCCAAGAGGCTGTAAAACGCTTAAGGTACTTAAAACATAGGCAAGAAAAACCTTTTGCCCTGATGTTTCGCGATCTTTCGGCTTTGGCGCAAAATGCACGGGTAAGCGATGCGGAAAAAGAAGTTTTACTGTCCAAAGAACACCCGATAGTTTTACTTGAGAAAATATTTCCAAATAATATTGCTTTGTCTGTAGCTCCGGGGAATCGCTATTTTGGGGCAATGCTGCCGTATACCCCGCTGCATCATCTTCTGTTTGATTTTGGATTTGAGGCTCTGGTCATGACAAGTGGAAATCTTTCTAATGAACCAATCTGTATTGATAATAAAGAATCCTTTGACAAACTTTGTGGAGTAGCCGATTGTTTTCTTGTTCATAACAGGGATATCTGTGTACGAAGCGATGATTCCATAGTAACTCATGTTGCCGGCAGTACAAGACAGATCAGGCGATCACGGGGCTTTGTGCCGGAACCGATTTTTTTAAATGAATCCTTGTCTCC carries:
- a CDS encoding DUF190 domain-containing protein, translating into MNLPPEGQLLRIFIGESDKYEGKPLYEWLVIKAKEHGLAGATAIRGLMGFGANSRIHTSKILRLSLDLPIIVEIVDTHEKIKEFLGIIESVVKEGLVTLEKADIRLYRSSKQKE
- the crcB gene encoding fluoride efflux transporter CrcB; its protein translation is MSNILIVGIGGFTGAILRYLISGYIQNLTQKAAFPFGTLAVNITGCFLIGIFSQLVESQAGLSSELRTFLIIGLLGAYTTYSTFSNETMNLLQNQQFFLALVNVGTHLFLGLLAVLIGRFTIIALWR
- a CDS encoding nickel-dependent hydrogenase large subunit, producing the protein MKVSLGPITRIEGHLNIETTVEKNKIVDARCKGEMFRGFEVFLQGRDPLDAQQITQRICGVCPYAHAIASSYAQESTYNLNVPPNGRIMHNLIQGANHLYDYLLQFYQLAALDFIDVTAILQYKGKDADLLTVKNWVQAELASGKSYPAAPFLPRLSGKYIKDKDLNIGALKHYIEAMEIQKKANAAAAIFGGKFPHSTSIFPGGCTQNARIDLIASYQSLIHEVRDFYHNKYIPDVLAVAKAFPEYWEIGASKGGFLSFGLLPVTSEPNSERVFSSGALLNGDISPVNFELITEDVKHSLYSSPSGLKVKDSTLTPSPHKSGAYSWIKAPRYQGQMVEVGSAARILVDYHQGHNPKVKKLVDTFAGQVGIKPSKINSVLGRYLSRAICGAVIADFLLDETERLDTKGPTIADIKIPASGEGFGATEASRGALLHYIRIKNYKIERYECVVPTTWNASPRDDNNQPGAMESALIGTHVQDPEDQIEAVRIVHSFDPCIACAVH
- a CDS encoding hydrogenase, producing the protein MMDRREFLKLGATLSAAFGILNLPKPVIAALKKIEPQSIPKLIYLQGQSCSGCSVSLLQAASPSPLTLITNYSQLAFHTDLSAVSGKKALDLIEKYISGKAGDYYLAVEGAIPAKMPEACVIGDKVFGQYLEAAASTMIGAVAVGSCASDGGIPAAEGNLTGAISLRQYYKQLNINKLIINLRGCSVHPDWVWQTIINIVKVGLPELTDQGSPALFYSRKVHEQCPRYHDFQQEIFATKLGEGGCLFKLGCLGPDTAADCPNRWWNLSQSWCIAANAPCIGCAWPNFARKKDFPFYRLSEQKKPIERS
- a CDS encoding methyl-accepting chemotaxis protein, translated to MQGKSFANLSVTGKIMFFVLLIMFVFLTTGTGFITSFVKKRITGNYITSIHTLFESLEQGVRDSLERGQMENFHKLLLRQRDITGVLDVTLYDQQGKANLSSSTNNLEGMVLDDKIFKNITEKKDVVEVISSGKIDIYAPQIVNSDCIRCHHNWKQGNVGGVLSLSYDLSELNLIVSDLTKKMTIGSIIILIAVSAIIYMLMKWTVSRPINAIIRDLVDSASQTSSSANQTSTASDSLASNAFQQAASIDETSVSIDEVSSMTANNAENASEANDLMLQAKNVMDSSNKAMQELIDAMKEISDTNEETYKIIKTIDEIAFQTNLLALNAAVEAARAGEAGSGFAVVADEVRSLAMRAASAAKVTSEMLEGTRKRVSKGVEFVNVTESAFKSALEITGKTAVLLNDISSASKEQHEGMDIVTKAVQELDKVTQQNAIDAEKAAEIARSMEQQSEMLNKHISTLVHLVEGGKKIDNLPVKTG
- a CDS encoding hydrogenase maturation nickel metallochaperone HypA, producing the protein MGIALNILDIVKQEMEHYGVKRLISICLTVGEFTAIALHSLTFCFEIITKNTPFEGVKLEIEPVPLICRCNNCEKEFAIDEYSFICTSCGSNAVETISGRELFIKEIEID
- the hypB gene encoding hydrogenase nickel incorporation protein HypB; translation: MKIPVIRNILEANEELAEENKSLFKQNNLLVLNLMSSPGAGKTTLLECTIDALKDKIRIGVIEGDIQTTNDAERIAKKGVAAVQINTDGACHLDSRMISHALKELDLSSLDLLIVENVGNLVCPAEFEVGEDYKIMILSVTEGDDKPLKYPLMFSKSSVLLINKIDLLPYVDASVEKIRHYSSGINPDLEIFEVSCRNLSGLDSWFNWILQRIPKYKSQ
- the hypF gene encoding carbamoyltransferase HypF — its product is MRARYHITIQGIVQGVGFRPFVYLQAREKDITGYVNNSSLGVEIEIEGENTDLKNFLQIVRDIPPPTSRITDIQIDPIPLTFDKDFSISQSIASGEKSALISSDIATCQDCLKELRDPLDRRFGYPFINCTNCGPRYTIINDIPYDRHNTSMATFKMCPNCYEEYHNPLSRRFHAQPNACGVCGPQVFLYDNQEELIEDVSPVTEAARLLKKGMIVAIKGIGGFHLAVDAFCQEAVKRLRYLKHRQEKPFALMFRDLSALAQNARVSDAEKEVLLSKEHPIVLLEKIFPNNIALSVAPGNRYFGAMLPYTPLHHLLFDFGFEALVMTSGNLSNEPICIDNKESFDKLCGVADCFLVHNRDICVRSDDSIVTHVAGSTRQIRRSRGFVPEPIFLNESLSPILACGGLLKNTICLIKENRAFLSQHIGNLENPEAINSFESAITHLKEILQINPQIIAYDLHPDYPGTRYALKQAQLRLIGVQHHFAHMVGCMAEHWLHEKVIGIVLDGSGYGIDGRIWGGEVFAGDLSSFERKSHFEYLPMPGGNLAIKEPWRMAVSYLYQAYGEKLSELPLQFIKKLEPNKIDILLKMIRQKINSPLTSSCGRLFDGVAALIGLRDVIDFEGQAAMDLEMIQGCEKLSCYPIETINNNGIYLIRHQPIIKGIVEDIKKGKTGAHISRRFHITLIKIFTRICCKVRDESALEKVVLSGGVFQNRTILSGMEKQLKKKGFKVYTNALIPANDGGLSLGQAVAAHYINLQSGDNKCA